A single genomic interval of Oryctolagus cuniculus chromosome 19, mOryCun1.1, whole genome shotgun sequence harbors:
- the SH2B2 gene encoding SH2B adapter protein 2 isoform X2 → MNGAGPGPAPVPDWREFCELHAQVAAVDFAHKFCRFLQEHPAYDTPDAGASFSRHFAANFLDAFGEEVRRVLVAGPAARGTAERTAAMEPGPAGTPAIKAAAHGHSRSSEDVSTHAAAKARVRKGFSLRNMSLCVVDGVRDMWHRRASPEPDATPRAAAEPQAEPRDKWTRRLRLSRTLAAKVELVDIQREGALRFMVADDAAAGPGGAGQWQKCRLLLRRAVAGERFRLEFFVPPKASRPKVSIPLSAVLEVRTTMPLEMPEKDNTFVLKVENGAEYILETIDSLQKHSWVADIQGCVDPVDSEEDTELACARGGCVASRVASCSCELLTDADLPRPPETAAPAVVTAPHSRARDGLAESLGHVPLETFLQTLEPPGGGGGDSGNAGEEGAEADPEAEPQLELSDYPWFHGTLSRVKAAQLVLAGGPRSHGLFVIRQSETRPGEYVLTFNFQGKAKHLRLSLNGHGQCHVQHLWFQSVLDMLRHFHTHPIPLESGGSADITLRSYVRAQGPPAPEPGPSPSAAPAPTPAPAPPSCWAEPGGPHYFSSLAACPPTSPSDAPGGASPSSAVSAPAPPRPAEGSLSARSRSNSAERLLEAAGGAAEEPAEPAPGRARAVENQYSFY, encoded by the exons ATGAatggcgccggccccggcccggctccGGTCCCGGACTGGCGGGAGTTCTGCGAGCTGCACGCCCAGGTGGCCGCCGTGGACTTCGCGCACAAGTTCTGCCGCTTCCTGCAGGAGCACCCAGCCTACGACACGCCCGACGCCGGCGCCTCCTTCTCCCGCCACTTCGCCGCCAACTTCCTGGACGCCTTCGGCGAGGAGGTGCGCCGTGTGCTGGTGGCCGGGCCGGCAGCGCGGGGCACGGCTGAGCGCACCGCCGCCATGGAGCCAGGGCCGGCGGGGACCCCGGCCATCAAGGCGGCCGCTCACGGCCACTCGCGCAGCTCCGAGGACGTCTCGACGCACGCGGCGGCCAAGGCGCGCGTCCGCAAGGGCTTCTCGCTGCGCAACATGAGCCTATGTGTGGTGGACGGCGTGCGCGACATGTGGCACCGGCGCGCGTCGCCGGAACCGGACGCCACCCCGCGCGCCGCTGCCGAGCCCCAGGCCGAGCCGCGCGACAAGTGGACGCGGCGCCTGCGGCTGTCGCGGACGCTGGCGGCCAAGGTAGAGCTGGTGGACATTCAGCGCGAGGGCGCGCTGCGCTTCATGGTGGCCGACGACGCGGCCGCGGGCCCCGGCGGCGCTGGCCAGTGGCAGAAGTGCCGCCTGCTGCTGCGTAGGGCCGTGGCCGGCGAGCGCTTCCGCCTCGAGTTCTTCGTGCCGCCCAAG gcctccaggCCCAAGGTCAGCATCCCCCTGTCGGCCGTCCTGGAGGTCCGCACCACCATGCCCCTGGAGATGCCAGAAAAGGACAACACGTTCGTACTCAAG GTAGAGAACGGAGCGGAGTACATCCTGGAGACCATCGACTCCCTGCAGAAGCACTCGTGGGTGGCGGACATCCAGGGCTGTGTGGACCCCGT GGACAGCGAGGAAGACACAGAACTGGCCTGCGCTCGGGGAGGCTGTGTGGCCAGCCGCGTGGCCTCCTGCAGCTGTGAGCTCCTGACGGACG CGGACCTGCCCCGGCCCCCAGAGACAGCAGCACCTGCCGTGGTGACAGCACCGCACAGCCGAGCTCGAGATGGCTTGGCAGAGTCCCTGGGCCACGTCCCACTGGAGACGTTCCTGCAGACCCTGGAGCctcctggcggcggcggcggtgacAGTGGTAACGCAG gggaggagggagcagaggcagacCCCGAGGCCGAACCCCAGCTGGAGCTCTCCGACTACCCCTGGTTCCACGGGACGCTGTCTCGGGTGAAGGCCGCTCAGCTGGTGCTGGCGGGCGGGCCCCGGAGCCACGGCCTCTTCGTGATCCGCCAAAGCGAGACGCGGCCCGGGGAGTACGTCCTCACCTTCAACTTCCAGGGCAAGGCCAAG CACCTGCGCCTGTCCCTGAACGGCCACGGCCAATGCCACGTGCAACACCTGTGGTTCCAGTCCGTGCTAGACATGCTCCGGCACTTCCACACCCACCCTATCCCGCTGGAGTCTGGGGGCTCCGCCGACATTACCTTGCGCAGCTACGTGCGGGCCCAGGGCCCCCCGGCACCCG AGCCGGGGCCCTCGCCCAGCGCCGCGCCcgcacccacacctgcacccgcACCGCCTTCCTGCTGGGCCGAGCCCGGCGGCCCGCACTACTTCTCCAGCCTGGCCGCCTGCCCGCCCACCTCGCCCTCGGACGCGCCCGGCGGCGCCTCCCCGTCGTCCGCCGTGTCTGCGCCCGCACCCCCGCGCCCCGCCGAGGGCTCGCTCAGCGCGCGCAGCCGCAGCAACAGCGCCGAGCGCCTGCTGGaggcggcgggcggcgcggccGAGGAGCCCGCGGAGCCCGCGCCGGGCCGTGCGCGCGCCGTCGAGAACCAGTACTCGTTCTACTAA
- the SH2B2 gene encoding SH2B adapter protein 2 isoform X1 has protein sequence MNGAGPGPAPVPDWREFCELHAQVAAVDFAHKFCRFLQEHPAYDTPDAGASFSRHFAANFLDAFGEEVRRVLVAGPAARGTAERTAAMEPGPAGTPAIKAAAHGHSRSSEDVSTHAAAKARVRKGFSLRNMSLCVVDGVRDMWHRRASPEPDATPRAAAEPQAEPRDKWTRRLRLSRTLAAKVELVDIQREGALRFMVADDAAAGPGGAGQWQKCRLLLRRAVAGERFRLEFFVPPKASRPKVSIPLSAVLEVRTTMPLEMPEKDNTFVLKVENGAEYILETIDSLQKHSWVADIQGCVDPVDSEEDTELACARGGCVASRVASCSCELLTDAADLPRPPETAAPAVVTAPHSRARDGLAESLGHVPLETFLQTLEPPGGGGGDSGNAGEEGAEADPEAEPQLELSDYPWFHGTLSRVKAAQLVLAGGPRSHGLFVIRQSETRPGEYVLTFNFQGKAKHLRLSLNGHGQCHVQHLWFQSVLDMLRHFHTHPIPLESGGSADITLRSYVRAQGPPAPEPGPSPSAAPAPTPAPAPPSCWAEPGGPHYFSSLAACPPTSPSDAPGGASPSSAVSAPAPPRPAEGSLSARSRSNSAERLLEAAGGAAEEPAEPAPGRARAVENQYSFY, from the exons ATGAatggcgccggccccggcccggctccGGTCCCGGACTGGCGGGAGTTCTGCGAGCTGCACGCCCAGGTGGCCGCCGTGGACTTCGCGCACAAGTTCTGCCGCTTCCTGCAGGAGCACCCAGCCTACGACACGCCCGACGCCGGCGCCTCCTTCTCCCGCCACTTCGCCGCCAACTTCCTGGACGCCTTCGGCGAGGAGGTGCGCCGTGTGCTGGTGGCCGGGCCGGCAGCGCGGGGCACGGCTGAGCGCACCGCCGCCATGGAGCCAGGGCCGGCGGGGACCCCGGCCATCAAGGCGGCCGCTCACGGCCACTCGCGCAGCTCCGAGGACGTCTCGACGCACGCGGCGGCCAAGGCGCGCGTCCGCAAGGGCTTCTCGCTGCGCAACATGAGCCTATGTGTGGTGGACGGCGTGCGCGACATGTGGCACCGGCGCGCGTCGCCGGAACCGGACGCCACCCCGCGCGCCGCTGCCGAGCCCCAGGCCGAGCCGCGCGACAAGTGGACGCGGCGCCTGCGGCTGTCGCGGACGCTGGCGGCCAAGGTAGAGCTGGTGGACATTCAGCGCGAGGGCGCGCTGCGCTTCATGGTGGCCGACGACGCGGCCGCGGGCCCCGGCGGCGCTGGCCAGTGGCAGAAGTGCCGCCTGCTGCTGCGTAGGGCCGTGGCCGGCGAGCGCTTCCGCCTCGAGTTCTTCGTGCCGCCCAAG gcctccaggCCCAAGGTCAGCATCCCCCTGTCGGCCGTCCTGGAGGTCCGCACCACCATGCCCCTGGAGATGCCAGAAAAGGACAACACGTTCGTACTCAAG GTAGAGAACGGAGCGGAGTACATCCTGGAGACCATCGACTCCCTGCAGAAGCACTCGTGGGTGGCGGACATCCAGGGCTGTGTGGACCCCGT GGACAGCGAGGAAGACACAGAACTGGCCTGCGCTCGGGGAGGCTGTGTGGCCAGCCGCGTGGCCTCCTGCAGCTGTGAGCTCCTGACGGACG CAGCGGACCTGCCCCGGCCCCCAGAGACAGCAGCACCTGCCGTGGTGACAGCACCGCACAGCCGAGCTCGAGATGGCTTGGCAGAGTCCCTGGGCCACGTCCCACTGGAGACGTTCCTGCAGACCCTGGAGCctcctggcggcggcggcggtgacAGTGGTAACGCAG gggaggagggagcagaggcagacCCCGAGGCCGAACCCCAGCTGGAGCTCTCCGACTACCCCTGGTTCCACGGGACGCTGTCTCGGGTGAAGGCCGCTCAGCTGGTGCTGGCGGGCGGGCCCCGGAGCCACGGCCTCTTCGTGATCCGCCAAAGCGAGACGCGGCCCGGGGAGTACGTCCTCACCTTCAACTTCCAGGGCAAGGCCAAG CACCTGCGCCTGTCCCTGAACGGCCACGGCCAATGCCACGTGCAACACCTGTGGTTCCAGTCCGTGCTAGACATGCTCCGGCACTTCCACACCCACCCTATCCCGCTGGAGTCTGGGGGCTCCGCCGACATTACCTTGCGCAGCTACGTGCGGGCCCAGGGCCCCCCGGCACCCG AGCCGGGGCCCTCGCCCAGCGCCGCGCCcgcacccacacctgcacccgcACCGCCTTCCTGCTGGGCCGAGCCCGGCGGCCCGCACTACTTCTCCAGCCTGGCCGCCTGCCCGCCCACCTCGCCCTCGGACGCGCCCGGCGGCGCCTCCCCGTCGTCCGCCGTGTCTGCGCCCGCACCCCCGCGCCCCGCCGAGGGCTCGCTCAGCGCGCGCAGCCGCAGCAACAGCGCCGAGCGCCTGCTGGaggcggcgggcggcgcggccGAGGAGCCCGCGGAGCCCGCGCCGGGCCGTGCGCGCGCCGTCGAGAACCAGTACTCGTTCTACTAA